The nucleotide sequence cctagtaaaaattccgtgttaggtcagttaggatcaccactttattttaagaatgtgaaatgtcagaataatagtagagagaatgatttatttcagctgttatttctttcatcacattctccaaaaagtacgatctttgtccccatgtgcagttgcaaaccatagtctggcttttttatggcgattttggagcagtggcttcttccttgctgagcggcctgtcaggttatgtcgatatatgactcgttttactgtggatatagatacttttgtacctgcttcctccagcatcttcacaaggtcctttgctgttgttctgggattgatttgcactttcgcaccaaggtacgttcatctctaggagacagaacgcgtctccttcccgagcagtatgatggctgcgtggtcccatggtgtttatacttgcgtactattgtttgtacagatgaacgtggtaccttcaggcgtttggaaattgctcccaaggatgaaccagacttgtggaggtctacaattgttttctggggtcttggctgatttctttggattttcccatgatgtcaagcaaagaggcactgagtttgaaggtaggccttgaaatacatccacaggtacacctccaattgactcatattatgtaaattagcctatcggaagcttctaaagcgatgacataattttccaagctgtttaaaggcacagtcaacttactgtatgtaaacttctgacccagtggaattgtgatacgatgaattataagtgaaataatctgtcagtaaacaattgttggaaaaattgcataaagtagatgtgttaacaaaaaatttgtggagtggttgaaaaacgagttttaatgacgccaacctaagtgtatgtaaacttccgacttcaacggtttacatatattttttaaatttttgtaTAGGGCACATTTGTAAAAGAGACCGAGGTCTCAATATGTCTTCCCTGTTCAAATTAAGGttgaataaaaatacatttaaaaaacatctGATAACTTGTCtacgcaaccaataaactttgatttgtccTTAGTTTTCTTGACTAATGAGATGAGGAGTGTCGCGCATCCATAAAAAAAAGTGCACTACATTAATGATGTTCTATCAAGCGTGCAGTGATGTCCAAGGGAGAAAAAAAACCAGTGTTCTTTGTTTGTAGTAACTTTGTTGTAATATTGCCAACGAACATGGCAGTTCTAATTTTAAGGACAGTGCCACCTGTTGGCCACGCAATAGCCTACAACTACAGGCTTGAAAGGATTGTTAAGTTGCTTTGGAAATAAACACACAATTAAACACACCAGAATTATTTTCTCACTTTATGTTCACTTACCATTCTGATCCATAGAGGTGACTCTAGTCGTCCTTGAACTTGCCGTTGATATAGGGCACCCAGTCCAGGATCAGCCTCCAGTCTGTAAAATAGACAAGGGCAACTCCGCCCACCGACCCCCAACCAGCCATTGTGGGAACCCTGGACAAATGATAACATGGGGGGAGATATTAGATATGAAGTCCAGTATCTACTACAGGAGTTTGCACTACAGCTGTCAAGTCAGTCCCCCCCAGTATTTAACCCCTTGACCACTCAACCTAGAGATCACTTGAGGTGGTGTAGGCTATTTTGGTTGGATTCAACAATGTATCTAAATTCCTACCAAATCGAAAAAAGGGGTCAGTCTCACACGGTCACACATCAAGGCCAAGGGTAAGCTAGCTAACTAAACTCCACTCCATGGTGAAGGAAGTGGAGATTGGGCCCTAAGGGTAAGCCAGCTAGATAAGACTCATGGCTCAAGTTGTAAACAACTGGCAACACTAACACAAACCAAAGACTTGGATGAGGGGTAAAGTAAACACACTCCAACAAGGTGGATTTTGTAAATATAAGGCCATAATTAACACAAAGGCCTGATATTGTTAGCaaaattaactagctagctattttgGACCACAGATCGGCAAAGaatagtagctaacgttagcttgctagctcaCTGCCTTGTTAGCGAGCTAACTGAGTGATGGGTCGTGGAAGAATACGTTGGACCTGTCAGCATTCATTTATAAAAGTctaaatacattttcacaaaatGATAAACAGACTTCAACTTACCACGTCCTGGCGATGGCAATGTACTTAGCCCCAATCAACTTGTTTAGCACTTGCACCATTCTGAACACTGTTTGAGCTATAAGAAGATTCTGACCTTCCCCCTCAAGcacggtcgtcactagttaccacagccacacaaGTTATAAACCCCGAACATtgctaaaatgtatatattttaaaaaatctgattttaaacctaaaccTGATCATAACATTGACTACACTGCTAACATTAAGACCCAAAAGCAAacgtttgttttcatgaatttttacgataacgccaattttgactttgtggctgtagtaACTAGTGGAACCCCCCAGAAAGTCTCAGGACCTCCTGAGGACTGTCCGTTGTTATGCCAGTTTTTAAAAAAGCTGCAAAACTGAAAATCACTATTTCAAATAGGTTAAAATAATGTTCTCATAGCAGAAAAGGATGCAAAATATTGTTTGTCTATGCATCAAGGCCATCTTATTTACAAGCTTACAAGGAGGTTTGAGAGCTAAACCTGCCTGAGTTTACCTGTACAATCCTTTATCATCAGCTAGTTATGCCACAATTTAGTTTCCTCCCGATTCTTTAAACatcaaaacatgtattttattaACTTAATTGGTTTACAGATAAGGCTATATATTATAAATCATAGGCCTATGTCTGTCTATTTGTGGTTCAAACTGTCAATGCCATCAGTTTCTATTTCTATTATGATGGCATCATTTAGCTAACTTTCCAATGGTAAGTAAAACAAATCATTATCAAAAAGGTTTACTTTCAGAGCTCAAAAGATTAAATTTCAACCATTTGGAAAACTTTAGTAAGGGATTGTGGGCTATACTTTCTCAGACCTTTCTGCACCAATGGGAGATTGATAGAAACCATTCATTTTCCAAGCTATAATCAACCCTTTATTACAATGTTttcctttattttatttttttaatgtatacaAGATTCAAAAGCCAGACATTGAAAAAGGTATAATTCTGTTATTAAAAATGGCACATTTATTGCTACATTACTGTTATATACAGGACAGTTCTCAATAACtactttatatatataaaaaataataaaggaGACTGGGACTGGAGGCACTCTGAAGACACTGCTCAATCTTGATTGTGTCCTCACTGCAAGTGTAAGATGCCAGGCTCTGTAGCAGTGAGTGAGTAGCCCCATTTGAATACATAAAAAAAAGTATTTCCCTCCTCCTTGAATTGATCTATGATCggatgaaaaaaaaaagaaaaaaaaaagggctttataaatacatttgatttgatctgaaagAAGTGGTTAGGAAAAGAAAGGTTTGCTGTCATATACCAAATGAAATCAAAAAGTTCATAGCACATTTTAACAGGTTGACAATACACTTCACACTATCCAGTCATGTCATTGAGCAAGGAGAGGTGGATGCACTTATAAGTATTCAAACAGGGCCAGTGTCAATATTCAGGTCAAGAGACACAGAAAATAGACCCTCCATCTTTCCCCCCCATCCAACAACTCAGAATACAGGTTGTGAATTGTCATTTTGGGATGTTCACAGAATAAGCAAAAACAAATCCGATCAGTCCATTTTCCCCCCTCAGAACAAATCTTGTATATTTAGTACACATTTAACCTTGTAATAGTAGAGAAACAAGTCTTCAAATCAACTCTTTGAAGAGGTACATAAATACCTCTTACAAGAAGTCACTGTCAAAGTCAATAATGAGCTGGCAATCAGAAATAagaagtctcaaagcaaaggaaATGTGACTAAATATAGCATCACTGCTGCGCGCTCTTTTTTTTTACACAGACACATTTTGTAAGTTGTAATATGACAAGAAGCTCCAGTTATCATGGCTCAAAATAACACAGCCCCCCCACTTCAAAGCTGAAGCCATATATTGACATTGAGGTGCTTCGAAAAGCAAATCACAAGGGCAGAAACCAGCATCTTAGAACCCAGTAGTGTTGAGTGGTTTATCAAtatggggggaggggggcaaACAGAAACAAACAAAACCAGGAACCTGACCCCACGGCCACAACTTAACAGTAGTTTGGACAAATGGTCAAatcagtaaaaaaatataaaaagtaactAAGCGATATACATAACGTTTCATGTCTATTTAACTAGATACATTGAAAAAAAGCCCATGTTTTTTACCCCATTCTCAACTTCTTCCTGAAaattgaaagggggggggggggtcatccgATGCACCTCTACTCCTGGCGATACATGAAATGTTATGGTTAAAAAGAGAAAACTGTCTTTATAGTTATGAAAATACAAGTTCAGGCACTGATAAGGCATCACTCTCCAATAATGACATCTTTAGTCTTGAGAATGAAAAGGCCACACTATTGATTCGAAACTGTATTTTTCTTTTCCCCTCTTTCTACAAAGTAAACTTAAATCCTTCTCAATACTATGACCAACAGGTAACAATGCACATTTCTGCCCCTGTGGTTAGATGGTGCTGCTATACCATGTCTGAGGCCATGATAATAACTTATCACAGGAATTAACACTGTTGTATTTTCAAACCATCATGTATCTTACACAAACAAACTCCTGCCTCCAAAATAACATGTCAGGACACTCTAGCATAGCTACACATTGATGACCACATGGATGAGTGCAGAGTAGAACGGAACGTTTGAAATGAAGATAAAATAACATTGAACCGACTGACAAAACCTGGATACATACTTGAAAATGAAGGCAATCCACATTTGAATGGTACATTCAAAACCAGTTGCATAATTACTGTTCGAGACAGAGCCCGTCGCCGTAGATGTTTACTTGTGAAGTGACACTACCATTCAGTAAGAACACTTCAATAGGACAGTCAGAGGCGTAAACTCCATCCACACATTCCCAtttgaaaataaataattcaTCTGGGTAACAGACAAAACACACTTCCttacaaatgtttattttttttttttttacacaggaACAATATCTTAGGCCACTGTACCCTTATCAAATGTAGCAATCGCATCAAAAAGGTATGCACCAAAGACTGACAGCTTAATAATCACTAAATACAAATGATAATTAAGCCTACAACTGACCCCATCTGTCTTTGTTTATATTCTGAGCCTGTGTTTTTGTTAAACTTTCCTCTCCAATGGCAAGTTGACGGTGCAATTGGAGTTCATTTTGAAAATACATTTAATATCATCTCTTCATTCTGCTCAACTACGATACACTCTAAACTTCAAACTAACATAgtcatttataaaaaaaatctaCAATGTATAGactaacaaaaaaaatatatttatttatatatatatatatttcattttgCCCCACTTGAAATAATATCTTCGGTTTTTTGAATGAATGAGGTGGATTTACAAATGAGATTTTGCCTCATTAAGTAGCCATTTTAATAATATAGTCAGGACTTTACAGGAGAAGGTTGAGGGCTTGATAGTTCATTGGGAATGCTCAAAGCTTCAATTTTAAGAATAGACAACTTAACATATAACAAGTATTAAGATTGTATTTAATTATGGGCATCAATGGTTGATCCTGCATCTGCAAATGTGCACCTAGTGTTAGTCTTTTAACAATGACAATGCAGGGGGTGAAGCACCACATTTAGTTTGGTGTCCTTAGGGGGCAtaggtggtgtgtgttggtgcaGGGTCAATTGATTTGAAAAACTCAGAGGGTGGCACTACACAATACGGCCATAAGTTGCCCATCAAACCAAGCCTCCAGTCTCATGAGAAAATGTGACAGAGTGGCTGGTTAGCTCCACAAGCTTTTCTGTAGTTTTTGATGGAGTCAATGGTAGCCTATGGGTGGAGGTGAGATGCAGGATGAAACCTACTCTTCTTTTTGTGCTGTAAAACTGCACTTTGTCCTCCTCTACCCCTGGCCAGCTAAACCAGCATCTCCCGAATAACCTACACTGAGGGGAACAATACTTGAGTCTGAAATACCATTATTTTGTTTATGGATGGAAAGAACAGCCCTGGAGAATAATTTTCTACAACTCTGAGAACATGACAACTGGGCAGCGGAggttcctctcccttctccctcatcTCATGCCGGGCCCAGGGCCCACAGAGCTGGGGTGGGGCCTGCAACTCTGCCCCCCGATGCAGGTCCTGTCCCCTCTCTATTGCATGGGTTTGGTTACATAACATATGTAAGACTGTACCATTAAGTTGGGAATGACAAAACTACACCTGAAAAAAAATGTGCTCATACATATAACCCCTAAACAAAATGTTCCGCAAATGTAAGCAGTTTGCTTAAATGTCTCATATAAAACATGTAACAATTAGGCACAAATCCTTGATTAATTTGTCATTTGTTAGGCTTCTATCGTTCACAGAGCACCTCTCGGCAGTGTGTTGAGTCCCATTAGTGGCAGGACACTATTACTCTGGTGTTCCATCATGTTATAGAagcaaaaaatatatgtataaaaaaagaaagaaaaaaagttcACATTTGCGCTGGTAGTCATGGTCATGAGTGCGGCAAATTGGCTGTGTCAGTTTTGGCAGTATGCATGTGTGGATAAGGGTATGTGAATGTGCGTCTTGAAACTGAATTTGACAATACACAAAAACATCAGtatacgtgtacacacacacacacacacacacacacacactgagaagaaTGGGTGGAAGAAGAGATTAAGGCCACATCTTCCGAGAGCCAAAGGAATTCCATTAGATCTGCAATGGAAAATACAACAGTGTTAGTATTCCAAACTTGAATTTTGGTGAAGTGATCAACTCAAAAGTACTACAATTATTGACGGATGAAAaggtacctacctacctacctggtaTTACATATGACTGACTGGGTTATGGCCGTCTCCCCCCATGCCGGGGTGGCCTCCTGAGAGCTGCATGGGGGAGTCCCCCACCACCCCAgacaccttctcctcctcccgcCGCTTCAGACACGCTGCTTTAGGGTTCAGGTTGCGTTCTGACGAGGTGAAAGGAGAGAAGATGAGTTTACATTGCATACAAGTAAGTCATCCAACTTTCCATTGTACTCCAAACCTATTTaatcctttaaaaaaataaacataaaactGATTTGTCTGGTCTGAAAAACAGCTGGATGAAATATTCTGTTCGGTCCTTCGGTCCCTGAGgaaagaatacacacaggggacaAAGTAATACCGAGGTCAACGCGTAAAACAAATGCAAAGAAATATGGTCACAGTAGCACTGCGTTACCTCTGACTTGCTGCTCCAGGTTGAGAATGACGTTGACGGCTTGATGCAGGATGAGCAGCTTGGTCTGAGGTTTGTCGTTGCTGAGGTGCAGCTGGCACATGCGGCCCAGCTCCTTGAAAGCCTCGTTGATGTCTCGCACTCGCAGCCGCTCGCGGGCGTTGTTGGCCACACGCCGCTCTTTCTCACGCTCTACCTTTACCTCAGGAGGAAGGTCCTCGTCATCCTCATCCTCTGGACTAGAAGGCGGAAGACACGGAGAGGAATGAAGCCACGGGAGGGCGACACTCACAAACCAAGCAACTAGACTTTCAAAGAGTTGGGCCGCATGTGCCAGCTGCACCTCAGCAAAACATGCAAAGCATAGATGCCTAAGCATTTAGCTGTCATTCTAAAAGAATCCTGGGTAGCACCAGGAAGTTATGTAGTTCTGaaagtaaatgtattaaaaaggaAGCTCCAGATATATTATTAAACAGGTTAATAGGCATACAATTGATCCGAATAGAAAACATTAATTCACTCAAGACTAGGAAAATAAGTTAACAATTTCAGTGTAATGGATAATAAGGACTATTCCATTTGGTAAATAGACTAAACAATAATGACTTTTATCCCACATAGATTGGAAACGTTAACTTTTACCATTATGCTATTCAATGTCACTTTGTCAACTACTACGTCTATACCATCAAACCAAATTAAAATGTATGTGGGGAGCTTTGCAGAACAGTGGACATCGCTATACAAATCTTGGCTCCCCAATTGTGTGCCTTCAGCACACAAAGCATTACAGACTATGGATGGCGACACTTACTCATCTCCCGGGTCTGACAGGCCTGAGAGGCCAGTGAGGATCTGGAGGGTCAGCGCCTCCTTTCTGAAAACAATGGGACATGAGGGGAGGGCATTACACAACTAGCTGGAAATGAAGTGACCAACTCAACGAACACAGCTAACTAACAGTGGTAACTGAGCATATAAAATGGGGGCTAATGTCATGCGTTCATCCTTGTATTTGTTTGCGTAACAGAATTCAACAAAATTTCCACCTCTGTGGGATAAAATAGTCTACAGCACACAAAGAAATATGGCCATAATAACACTGCGTTACCTCAACTCCATTCATATTAAACAGCCTACCTATTGGTTGATCATTGTAGCCTATTCCTTCTCATTTAGCCAACTTACATCCTGGAACTGTTATTCCATTTTGTATTGATTAGAAATCTCCCACTTCACTGCCTCTGACAGTAGTGCTGCTTTGAATGACCGACAATAAGTTACATGCATGGAAAGTGTAGGCTGCCGGTACATCTTTTTAAAGGGGCGCACTTATAAAAACTGTTGCTTTATTCACATTTATAATGTCATGGTCTATTCTTGCATGCAGCAATGTCAAATAGACCATTTGACAAAACCTTTTCATTACAATAGGCCTATATTATTTGTTTTCTCAAAAAAGTCAATTGAATACCAACGGCCGTTTGGATATTGGAATAACCGTGCCCATCCCTAAACACAGGCATACATTCTGTATCACAGTTACCAGTATCAATAGTCAGGGTGAGATCGTTGGTGATCACCTACCTTGCTCTGATGCGTTTGGTTTCCTTCTTCTCGTCCTCAGACTTGTCAGCGATGGAGGAGTTCTCTTCGTCCTCCTTGTCCTCTCTCTTGATGTCCGAGCCACTGGACGAGTGTGTGGAGCGGGCCACGCTCCCTGGCAGACCTATGGAGCAGAACGGAACCTCACCGTCAGTATTTCCGATTTAGAGAACAATTAAGTAGCCCATTATCTTATCTATTTACCATAGTTAACACATTACATCAGGGAAAAGGAGTACAGCTCACAGCTCATGTGGAGGATGAGAGAAGCAAATGAAAGTGTGTGAGAGGCGCGTGTGACTCACTGGTGAAGCCGTCGGGTTGTCCAGTGGACTGAGGGGGTCCGGAGGCGTGGTGACCGTGCAGCAGGGTACTGCTAGGAGGAAGGCCTGTGGGCTCCTCGTGATGGTTTCCTCCCTGGAGAATGGGAACAAAGCATGTGATAAAACACAACAAAAGCATCATCACAATCTCAGTGATGTAAGACAACAGGGGGTTAGTGTTGGAACCAGAGGTCAGAGGGCGTGCTCACCATGGCAGGGTGTCTGTTGCTGAGGGCTAGGCCAGCGTTGGAGAAGGCCTGAGAGAGGCCTCCCAGGCCACCGTTGTGTGCAGATGACACAGCGCTCAGCAGGCTGTGCATGTCAGAGTGGGCTCCTCCCCCCAAGCCGGGCGGGCCCTGGACAGCGTGGCTACGCAGCACGTGGATGGCCTCTTCCAGACGGTCCTCCATTTTGTTCTGCTGCAAGGAGACACAGGGAAAATCTCAGTCACTACGTTGATTATAATACGATCACATCAAATAATAGTTTTGTTAAATGATTATTTGTAGTAAAGAGTGAATAGTGCGTACCAGGGCGTGCAGTTGCCCTTCGTAGTTGGGTGACAGGGCAGACTGCCCTGAAGGTCTTGGCCATTGAGATGCAGCTCCTGCAGAGAGAATAGATAAGATGCCACATTTACACGGAAAAGCATGACTGACAAAATGACAGCTCTGATTTCTACCAGTAGATGGCGATCCAGAGCTCCAGTCAAGCCCATGTGCTGATAGGAGATAATTTCCTTAACATTTCCATTACAGCTTTTCATCACTATTTCATCCAATTGTCTGCCCTTAAAACTCTTAACTAATACAAGCTACCAAATGCAGCAGATATAACAATCCAGTATGTATACCTGCAATTCCCTGGGGCGAGCCCACTGGGGTGGAGGGTGTGGAGGAGAAGTTGTTACTGTTGTGGTCCGAGGGGTAGATCTACAACCCTCAGGAAAGAGTACCTTCAGCCACTGAACAACAGCACACACAAAGAAGAACGTACAAAACAAAAAGGCAATAGGATTTTTTTGGAGAGAATTACTCACCGATGCGAGAGCCTTCCCAATCTCATCCCCTGAGCTCCCTGCAGTGGCGCCTCTGTTGGCTGTGGAGAAAAGACGGCTTATTGATCTCACATTATTACAAGGCAGAAACTACTACAAAAAGGTCTCCAATAAGCTAGTAAGACCGCTTTAAATACACTGTTAAACCGAGGGGCAGCGCAACATGTTTCACAGGAGAAAGACAAGGTAATTGGTTAGAAAAGCGATTGGTTGTCATGTGAGGGTTAGTTGTACCCATGATGCCGTCTGCTCCGTTAATGGAGGGCGTGTGGTTGTAGCTCCCAGAGCCAGAGTGGAAGCCGGGTGGGAGGCTGCCGTTCACCTCACTGCCATGGAGAGGGTAGTTCTGTGGGGACAGAGGTAGGGGTTGACGCTTCTGGAGGGAGGACAGAACAGCTTGGGTTAGAGCCACTTGCATGGAAGTTGGATTCGTCATAGAGGAGAAATGGCATAAACAGAATACAGAAACAAATAAAGATTGCAAAAAACATATTGTTGCATGTACCAATTCAATAGAACAGTTACTTCAAAAGGAAAATAATTAGGAATTTGAATGTAAACGATTTGAAATATTACATATTGAGGGGCTGTCCTCACCATCCTGTCCTGTGGGTTGATGGCAGAGAAGGAGCCTGGCTGGCCAATGTGGGGGGAGTTCCCCAGCATGGCAGAGTAGCCAGACTGACCCAGAGGTCCTGAGGAGGCCCAGGGGTCAGAGGAGGGGTGGAGTCCctctgtcaacaacaacaagTTTTAGGCAATGGACTTATTACTCGCTGAAACATGACTAACTCCAGGGCATTTTAACTCAACACATTTTCATTTACtgtgtttatttgtttaaaatctcTGACCACAACAGGTGCTTATTAGAGAGACAGGTTTCTATTTAAGACATGcgtctatttccttaatgcacaTAGCTTTTGCTAATTTGCAGTTAATCGTTTACTTCCAGCATTTTAATAAATGTCTTAATTTCCTGCACAAATGTGTCACGTTTCTTTTGTCTTAGCATGCCTCgatacaaaataaatgtaaaaaaaatacttaATTGACTGTGCATTTGTCAGTTCTTACTTTTGCCACTAGAGGGCGATTGGACAGTTTCTCGGGTCTTGTACTCCCAAAGTTGTTGACTGT is from Salvelinus alpinus chromosome 16, SLU_Salpinus.1, whole genome shotgun sequence and encodes:
- the tcf3b gene encoding transcription factor 3b isoform X9 codes for the protein MFAPPVANGKNRPTTLASSQFGGSALDERNGSGSWGPGEQNSPPFNQGRGYGDGSHYNEHEGLSSPFLSSGIGGKNERIPYSSFGGQPGFLPSDIAMPSPDAMSPSGLKSTSQFYPGSYPNNPRRRPPDGQLDTQPKKIRKPPGLPSSVYASSSGDEYTRDNGGYPGTKPGSVYPGSFYMQGNYLQEGLHPSSDPWASSGPLGQSGYSAMLGNSPHIGQPGSFSAINPQDRMVRTAPQYKRQPLPLSPQNYPLHGSEVNGSLPPGFHSGSGSYNHTPSINGADGIMANRGATAGSSGDEIGKALASIYPSDHNSNNFSSTPSTPVGSPQGIAGAASQWPRPSGQSALSPNYEGQLHALQNKMEDRLEEAIHVLRSHAVQGPPGLGGGAHSDMHSLLSAVSSAHNGGLGGLSQAFSNAGLALSNRHPAMGGNHHEEPTGLPPSSTLLHGHHASGPPQSTGQPDGFTSLPGSVARSTHSSSGSDIKREDKEDEENSSIADKSEDEKKETKRIRARKEALTLQILTGLSGLSDPGDDPEDEDDEDLPPEVKVEREKERRVANNARERLRVRDINEAFKELGRMCQLHLSNDKPQTKLLILHQAVNVILNLEQQVRERNLNPKAACLKRREEEKVSGVVGDSPMQLSGGHPGMGGDGHNPVSHM
- the tcf3b gene encoding transcription factor 3b isoform X8 — encoded protein: MNEQQQQRMTAVGTQDKELNDLLDFSAMFAPPVANGKNRPTTLASSQFGGSALDERNGSGSWGPGEQNSPPFNQGRGYGDGSHYNEHEGLSSPFLSSGIGGKNERIPYSSFGGQPGFLPSDIAMPSPDAMSPSGLKSTSQFYPGSYPNNPRRRPPDGQLDTQPKKIRKPPGLPSSVYASSSGDEYTRDNGGYPGTKPGSVYPGSFYMQEGLHPSSDPWASSGPLGQSGYSAMLGNSPHIGQPGSFSAINPQDRMNYPLHGSEVNGSLPPGFHSGSGSYNHTPSINGADGIMANRGATAGSSGDEIGKALASIYPSDHNSNNFSSTPSTPVGSPQGIAGAASQWPRPSGQSALSPNYEGQLHALQNKMEDRLEEAIHVLRSHAVQGPPGLGGGAHSDMHSLLSAVSSAHNGGLGGLSQAFSNAGLALSNRHPAMGGNHHEEPTGLPPSSTLLHGHHASGPPQSTGQPDGFTSLPGSVARSTHSSSGSDIKREDKEDEENSSIADKSEDEKKETKRIRARKEALTLQILTGLSGLSDPGDDPEDEDDEDLPPEVKVEREKERRVANNARERLRVRDINEAFKELGRMCQLHLSNDKPQTKLLILHQAVNVILNLEQQVRERNLNPKAACLKRREEEKVSGVVGDSPMQLSGGHPGMGGDGHNPVSHM
- the tcf3b gene encoding transcription factor 3b isoform X7; its protein translation is MNEQQQQRMTAVGTQDKELNDLLDFSAMFAPPVANGKNRPTTLASSQFGGSALDERNGSGSWGPGEQNSPPFNQGRGYGDGSHYNEHEGLSSPFLSSGIGGKNERIPYSSFGGQPGFLPSDIAMPSPDAMSPSGLKSTSQFYPGSYPNNPRRRPPDGQLDTQPKKIRKPPGLPSSVYASSSGDEYTRDNGGYPGTKPGSVYPGSFYMQGNYLQEGLHPSSDPWASSGPLGQSGYSAMLGNSPHIGQPGSFSAINPQDRMNYPLHGSEVNGSLPPGFHSGSGSYNHTPSINGADGIMANRGATAGSSGDEIGKALASIYPSDHNSNNFSSTPSTPVGSPQGIAGAASQWPRPSGQSALSPNYEGQLHALQNKMEDRLEEAIHVLRSHAVQGPPGLGGGAHSDMHSLLSAVSSAHNGGLGGLSQAFSNAGLALSNRHPAMGGNHHEEPTGLPPSSTLLHGHHASGPPQSTGQPDGFTSLPGSVARSTHSSSGSDIKREDKEDEENSSIADKSEDEKKETKRIRARKEALTLQILTGLSGLSDPGDDPEDEDDEDLPPEVKVEREKERRVANNARERLRVRDINEAFKELGRMCQLHLSNDKPQTKLLILHQAVNVILNLEQQVRERNLNPKAACLKRREEEKVSGVVGDSPMQLSGGHPGMGGDGHNPVSHM
- the tcf3b gene encoding transcription factor 3b isoform X4 translates to MNEQQQQRMTAVGTQDKELNDLLDFSAMFAPPVANGKNRPTTLASSQFGGSALDERNGSGSWGPGEQNSPPFNQGRGYGDGSHYNEHEGLSSPFLSSGIGGKNERIPYSSFGGQPGFLPSDIAMPSPDAMSPSGLKSTSQFYPGSYPNNPRRRPPDGQLDTQPKKIRKPPGLPSSVYASSSGDEYTRDNGGYPGTKPGSVYPGSFYMQGNYLQEGLHPSSDPWASSGPLGQSGYSAMLGNSPHIGQPGSFSAINPQDRMKRQPLPLSPQNYPLHGSEVNGSLPPGFHSGSGSYNHTPSINGADGIMANRGATAGSSGDEIGKALASIYPSDHNSNNFSSTPSTPVGSPQGIAGAASQWPRPSGQSALSPNYEGQLHALQNKMEDRLEEAIHVLRSHAVQGPPGLGGGAHSDMHSLLSAVSSAHNGGLGGLSQAFSNAGLALSNRHPAMGGNHHEEPTGLPPSSTLLHGHHASGPPQSTGQPDGFTSLPGSVARSTHSSSGSDIKREDKEDEENSSIADKSEDEKKETKRIRARKEALTLQILTGLSGLSDPGDDPEDEDDEDLPPEVKVEREKERRVANNARERLRVRDINEAFKELGRMCQLHLSNDKPQTKLLILHQAVNVILNLEQQVRERNLNPKAACLKRREEEKVSGVVGDSPMQLSGGHPGMGGDGHNPVSHM